In a genomic window of Streptomyces sp. NBC_01231:
- a CDS encoding C4-type zinc ribbon domain-containing protein, protein MAAQTEESDTAREQTKAEQDVDQVRQRAVRDQQRLDSGAVTSPKDLENLQREITSLAKRQGDLEDVVLEVMERRESAQERVAELTERVSSVQSKIDDATARRDAATESLDGDAAMAVKEREVIAGTIPADLLKLYDKLRDQQGGVGAAKLYQRSCQGCRQELAITDINEIRAAAPDTVVRCENCRRILVRTSESGL, encoded by the coding sequence GTGGCCGCGCAGACCGAGGAGAGCGACACCGCCCGCGAGCAGACCAAGGCCGAGCAGGACGTGGACCAGGTGCGCCAGCGTGCCGTCCGCGACCAGCAGCGCCTGGACTCCGGCGCGGTCACCTCCCCGAAGGACCTGGAGAACCTCCAGCGCGAGATCACCTCCCTCGCCAAGCGCCAGGGCGATCTGGAGGACGTGGTCCTGGAGGTCATGGAGCGCCGTGAGTCCGCGCAGGAGCGGGTCGCCGAACTGACCGAGCGGGTCTCCTCCGTCCAGTCGAAGATCGACGACGCGACCGCCCGCCGGGACGCGGCCACCGAGTCGCTGGACGGCGACGCGGCCATGGCCGTGAAGGAGCGCGAGGTCATCGCGGGCACGATCCCCGCGGACCTCCTCAAGCTCTACGACAAGCTGCGCGACCAGCAGGGTGGCGTCGGCGCGGCCAAGCTGTACCAGCGCTCCTGCCAGGGGTGCCGTCAGGAGCTGGCGATCACCGACATCAACGAGATCCGCGCGGCGGCACCCGACACGGTGGTGCGCTGCGAGAACTGCCGCCGCATCCTGGTGCGCACGTCCGAGTCCGGCCTGTAA
- a CDS encoding Nif3-like dinuclear metal center hexameric protein: protein MPRLSEVITALENLWPAERAESWDAVGTVVGDPDQQVARVLFAVDPVQEIVDEAVKLGADLLVTHHPLYLRGTTTVAASTSKGRVVHTLIKNDIALHVAHTNADTADPGVSDALAGALDLRVVRPLVPDPTDPEGRRGLGRICELDHPLTVGELAARAAERLPATAQGIRVAGDPEAPVRTIAVSGGSGDSLFDQVRAAGVDAFLTADLRHHPASEFMASRAPSPLALLDAAHWATEWPWCELAAAQLDQISDREGWDLRVHVSRTVTDPWTAHAASDHPSPAAPLPTSASRPSSSSDPMGAPN from the coding sequence GTGCCCCGTCTGTCTGAAGTCATCACCGCCCTGGAGAACCTGTGGCCCGCCGAGCGGGCCGAGTCCTGGGACGCGGTCGGCACCGTCGTGGGCGACCCCGACCAGCAGGTCGCACGGGTCCTCTTCGCCGTCGATCCGGTCCAGGAGATCGTGGACGAGGCGGTGAAGCTGGGCGCCGATCTGCTGGTCACCCACCATCCCCTCTATCTGCGCGGTACGACGACGGTCGCGGCGTCCACCTCCAAGGGCCGCGTGGTGCACACGCTGATCAAGAACGACATCGCGCTGCACGTCGCCCACACCAACGCGGACACGGCGGACCCGGGTGTCTCCGACGCCCTCGCCGGCGCGCTCGACCTGCGGGTCGTCCGTCCGCTGGTGCCGGACCCGACCGACCCGGAGGGCCGCCGGGGCCTGGGCCGGATCTGCGAACTGGACCACCCGCTGACGGTCGGCGAGCTCGCCGCCCGTGCCGCCGAGCGACTGCCCGCCACCGCGCAGGGCATCCGGGTGGCCGGCGACCCGGAGGCACCGGTACGCACGATCGCCGTCAGCGGCGGCTCCGGCGACAGCCTGTTCGACCAGGTCCGCGCGGCCGGTGTCGACGCCTTCCTCACCGCGGACCTGCGCCACCACCCGGCGTCCGAGTTCATGGCGTCCCGCGCCCCCAGCCCCCTCGCGCTGCTCGACGCGGCACACTGGGCCACCGAATGGCCCTGGTGCGAGCTGGCCGCCGCGCAGCTCGACCAGATCTCCGACCGTGAGGGATGGGACCTGAGGGTCCATGTCTCCAGGACGGTCACCGATCCCTGGACCGCCCACGCGGCGTCCGACCACCCGTCGCCCGCCGCCCCCCTTCCCACGAGCGCTTCGCGCCCCTCTTCTTCTTCTGACCCCATGGGAGCCCCCAACTGA
- a CDS encoding 3-oxoacyl-ACP reductase gives MSLPLEGLAAIVTGAGRGLGRAEALELARLGAAVVVNDYGQPGRDGSGEASAAPAEQVAAEIRAAGGSALAHTGDVSDFPQASKLVELAIAEFGKLDILVNNAGILRDRMVFSMTEDEWDAVIRVHLKGHFNTTHFAAAHWRARSKEADGPVYGRIVNTSSEAFLAGSAGQPNYAAAKGGIVGLTTSTALALAKYGVTANAICPRARTRMTEDVFAGLQRPDDGLDPLAPEHVAPIVGYLASPAAARLNGQLLVVHGGMVAIVERPRVSAKFDSKQDTFTYDELDAHLTPHYARRPDGETFAAAEVLGLKRE, from the coding sequence ATGTCGCTGCCACTGGAAGGGCTCGCCGCGATCGTCACCGGCGCCGGACGCGGACTCGGACGGGCCGAGGCGCTGGAGCTGGCCCGGCTCGGCGCGGCCGTCGTCGTCAACGACTACGGTCAGCCCGGCCGGGACGGTTCGGGCGAGGCCTCCGCCGCCCCCGCCGAGCAGGTCGCCGCCGAGATCCGGGCCGCGGGCGGTTCGGCCCTCGCCCACACCGGAGACGTCTCGGACTTCCCACAGGCCTCGAAACTCGTGGAGTTGGCGATCGCCGAGTTCGGGAAGCTGGACATCCTCGTCAACAACGCGGGCATCCTGCGCGACCGCATGGTCTTCTCCATGACCGAGGACGAGTGGGACGCGGTGATCCGGGTCCACCTCAAGGGCCACTTCAACACCACCCACTTCGCCGCCGCGCACTGGCGCGCACGGTCCAAGGAGGCGGACGGGCCGGTGTACGGGCGGATCGTGAACACCTCCTCGGAGGCGTTCCTCGCCGGATCGGCCGGGCAGCCCAACTACGCGGCGGCGAAGGGCGGAATCGTCGGGCTCACCACCTCCACGGCCCTCGCGCTCGCCAAGTACGGCGTGACGGCCAACGCCATCTGCCCGCGCGCCCGCACCCGGATGACCGAGGACGTCTTCGCCGGCCTCCAACGCCCCGACGACGGACTCGACCCGCTCGCCCCCGAGCATGTCGCCCCGATCGTCGGCTACTTGGCCTCACCGGCCGCCGCCCGGCTCAACGGCCAGCTGCTGGTCGTCCACGGGGGCATGGTGGCGATCGTCGAACGCCCGCGGGTGTCCGCGAAGTTCGACAGCAAGCAGGACACGTTCACGTACGACGAGTTGGACGCGCATCTCACCCCGCACTACGCGAGGCGACCGGACGGGGAGACGTTCGCGGCGGCCGAAGTCCTGGGCCTCAAGCGGGAGTAG
- a CDS encoding Zn-dependent alcohol dehydrogenase — MRAAVLHETGQDKLEVLDDVEAVGFGPGKVRIRVRATGLCHSDLSAMNGVLPQPAPFVPGHEGAGEILEVGEGVSHLKPGDRVVVCWLPACGACPACKRGQSELCLAGFMNAGTPNFKRPGGDVFGFAGTGTFTEEVVVEAGCAVPFPDDVPFDIAALIGCGVTTGLGAALNTADVEAGSSVAVIGCGGVGISAIQGARLKGAAEIVAVDPVVSRREAALKFGATRAVSPDELPDAKQQVTAGEGFDYVFEVVGKAATARTAYDNTRRGGTLVVVGAGAMDDFLQLNMFELFFDEKRILPSLYGGGDVLRSYERTIALWRAGRIDLDGLITHRVPLAEINEALDQMRTGTSLRTCVEI, encoded by the coding sequence ATGCGCGCAGCCGTACTGCACGAGACCGGCCAGGACAAACTGGAGGTCCTCGACGACGTCGAGGCGGTGGGCTTCGGCCCGGGCAAGGTGCGGATCCGGGTACGGGCCACCGGACTGTGCCACTCGGACCTGTCCGCGATGAACGGCGTCCTGCCGCAGCCCGCGCCCTTCGTCCCCGGCCACGAGGGAGCGGGCGAGATCCTCGAAGTCGGCGAGGGCGTCAGCCACTTGAAGCCCGGTGACCGGGTGGTCGTGTGCTGGTTGCCCGCCTGCGGCGCCTGCCCCGCCTGCAAGCGCGGCCAGAGCGAACTCTGTCTCGCCGGGTTCATGAACGCGGGCACCCCCAACTTCAAGCGCCCCGGCGGGGACGTCTTCGGCTTCGCCGGCACCGGCACCTTCACCGAGGAGGTCGTCGTCGAGGCCGGCTGCGCGGTGCCGTTCCCCGACGACGTGCCCTTCGACATCGCCGCCCTCATCGGCTGCGGAGTCACCACGGGACTCGGCGCCGCACTCAACACCGCGGACGTGGAAGCCGGTTCGTCGGTCGCCGTGATCGGCTGCGGCGGGGTCGGCATCTCCGCCATCCAGGGCGCCCGGCTCAAGGGCGCCGCCGAGATCGTCGCCGTCGACCCGGTTGTCTCCCGCCGCGAGGCCGCCCTCAAGTTCGGTGCCACGCGGGCCGTTTCGCCGGACGAACTGCCCGACGCCAAGCAACAGGTCACCGCAGGTGAGGGCTTCGACTACGTCTTCGAGGTCGTCGGCAAGGCGGCCACCGCCCGCACGGCGTACGACAACACCCGGCGCGGCGGCACCCTCGTCGTCGTTGGCGCGGGCGCCATGGACGACTTCCTCCAGCTCAACATGTTCGAGCTGTTCTTCGACGAGAAGCGGATCCTGCCGTCCCTGTACGGCGGCGGGGACGTCCTGCGCTCCTACGAGCGGACCATCGCCCTGTGGCGGGCCGGCCGGATCGACCTGGACGGCCTGATCACCCACCGGGTGCCGCTGGCCGAGATCAACGAGGCGCTCGACCAGATGCGCACGGGGACCTCGCTCCGTACCTGCGTCGAGATCTGA
- a CDS encoding MaoC/PaaZ C-terminal domain-containing protein, protein MPIDAAKALAAEPRSGELSWTAKDVQLYHLGIGAGANPDKDSPATDADELRYTLESRLHVLPSFATVAGAGSPGVISGLSMPGVEVDLARVLHGGQSLTLHRPLPAEGRATATSRIAAVYDKGKAAVLVMRTEVADAEGPLWTNDAQIFVRGEGGWGGDRGPSARLEPPVGEPDRTVERPVREDQALLYRLSGDWNPLHADPEFAKLAGFERPILHGLCTYGITLKAVVDTLLGGDVARVRAYATRFAGVVYPGETLRIRMWRQDSPAAVRVAVTVAERDDAPALADTVVAHS, encoded by the coding sequence ATGCCCATCGACGCCGCCAAGGCCCTGGCCGCCGAGCCCCGCTCCGGCGAGCTCTCCTGGACCGCCAAGGACGTCCAGCTCTACCACCTCGGCATCGGCGCCGGCGCCAACCCCGACAAGGACAGCCCCGCCACCGACGCCGACGAACTGCGCTACACCCTGGAGTCCCGGCTGCACGTCCTGCCGAGCTTCGCCACCGTCGCCGGCGCGGGCTCGCCCGGGGTGATCAGCGGACTGTCCATGCCCGGCGTCGAGGTCGACCTGGCGCGTGTCCTGCACGGGGGCCAGAGCCTGACCCTGCACCGCCCTCTCCCGGCCGAGGGCCGGGCCACCGCCACCTCCCGCATCGCCGCCGTGTACGACAAGGGCAAGGCCGCCGTCCTGGTGATGCGCACCGAGGTCGCCGACGCCGAGGGCCCGCTGTGGACCAACGACGCCCAGATCTTCGTAAGGGGAGAGGGCGGCTGGGGCGGCGACCGCGGCCCCTCCGCACGCCTCGAACCCCCCGTCGGAGAACCCGACCGGACCGTCGAACGGCCCGTCCGCGAGGACCAGGCCCTGCTCTACCGTCTCTCCGGCGACTGGAACCCGCTGCACGCCGACCCCGAGTTCGCCAAGCTCGCCGGCTTCGAGCGGCCCATCCTGCACGGGCTGTGCACCTACGGCATCACGCTCAAGGCGGTCGTCGACACCCTGCTCGGCGGGGACGTGGCGCGGGTGCGCGCGTACGCCACCCGGTTCGCCGGGGTCGTGTATCCGGGGGAGACCCTGCGCATCCGGATGTGGCGGCAAGACTCCCCGGCGGCGGTCCGGGTGGCCGTGACCGTCGCCGAGCGGGACGACGCGCCCGCCCTCGCCGACACCGTCGTCGCACACTCCTAG
- a CDS encoding histidine kinase: MSWLRKVSCRLDAWQLAHQHARENWRFYREDRENRDRLMAEWRAAQKAGNAVENPGPPPSGFSLLPWLLLGMGAFSNLFQGDAPNPWIGGLGLLAFNSLYIYVVFRAFVRVTREATSTRVALVLLGLVTCGLALGYGGTWLLFFPLFGLAMGAVVRLPHLRWAGAGVALLSGVASVARDGWGQLDIAYATWISTMVTAAILSLSEAVRELRAAREELARRAVEQERLRFSRDLHDLLGHTMSVIVVKAEAARRLADRDLTAALDQITDIESVGRQALTEIREAVTGYRNGSLITELDRARSALSAAGVELVLSQSGPPLPPQTEVLLGWVVREAVTNVVRHSGAERCEITVAGAAERVRLTVTDDGTSTESPAASASASASASASASASASASASGDVWVGAGFREGLGGTGLKGLRERLGAAGGSLTAGPGTRGGFAVAAELPVEPAESVGTVEPLGTPEPTGPPELAGADPSAR, encoded by the coding sequence ATGTCGTGGTTGCGCAAGGTCTCGTGTCGCCTGGACGCGTGGCAACTGGCACACCAGCACGCGCGGGAGAACTGGCGGTTCTACCGGGAGGACAGGGAGAACAGGGACCGCCTCATGGCGGAGTGGCGCGCCGCACAGAAGGCCGGGAACGCCGTGGAGAACCCGGGCCCGCCGCCGAGCGGCTTCAGCCTGCTGCCGTGGCTGCTGCTGGGGATGGGGGCGTTCTCCAACCTCTTCCAGGGCGACGCCCCGAACCCGTGGATCGGCGGGCTGGGTCTGCTCGCCTTCAACTCGCTCTACATCTACGTGGTGTTCCGCGCGTTCGTGCGGGTGACGCGGGAGGCGACCTCGACGCGGGTGGCGCTGGTGCTGCTGGGCCTGGTGACCTGCGGGTTGGCCCTCGGGTACGGCGGCACCTGGCTGCTGTTCTTCCCGCTGTTCGGACTCGCGATGGGCGCGGTGGTGCGGCTGCCGCACCTGCGGTGGGCCGGTGCCGGGGTGGCGCTGCTGTCCGGCGTCGCCTCCGTCGCCCGGGACGGCTGGGGCCAACTCGACATCGCGTACGCCACCTGGATCTCGACGATGGTGACGGCGGCGATCCTGTCCCTGTCCGAGGCGGTACGGGAACTGCGGGCGGCCCGTGAGGAGCTGGCGCGGCGGGCGGTGGAGCAGGAGCGGCTGCGGTTCTCCCGGGACCTGCACGATCTGCTCGGTCACACGATGTCGGTGATCGTGGTGAAGGCGGAGGCGGCCCGGCGGCTGGCCGACCGTGACCTCACGGCGGCGTTGGACCAGATCACGGACATCGAGTCCGTCGGCCGCCAGGCCCTGACCGAGATCCGCGAGGCGGTGACCGGCTACCGCAACGGCAGCCTGATCACCGAGCTGGACCGGGCCCGCTCGGCACTCTCGGCAGCGGGCGTCGAACTGGTGCTGAGCCAGTCGGGCCCCCCGCTGCCGCCGCAGACGGAGGTCCTGCTGGGGTGGGTGGTGCGTGAGGCGGTCACGAACGTCGTCCGGCACAGCGGGGCGGAACGGTGCGAGATCACGGTGGCGGGTGCGGCGGAGCGCGTACGGCTGACTGTGACGGACGACGGCACCAGTACGGAGTCCCCGGCGGCTTCGGCTTCGGCTTCGGCTTCGGCTTCGGCTTCGGCTTCGGCTTCGGCTTCGGCTTCGGCTTCGGGGGATGTGTGGGTGGGGGCGGGGTTCCGGGAAGGCCTCGGTGGCACCGGGCTCAAGGGGCTGAGGGAACGCCTGGGCGCGGCCGGTGGGTCACTGACCGCCGGGCCGGGGACACGGGGCGGGTTCGCGGTGGCGGCGGAGCTGCCGGTGGAGCCGGCGGAGTCGGTGGGGACGGTGGAGCCACTCGGGACACCGGAGCCAACGGGGCCGCCGGAGTTGGCGGGTGCGGATCCGTCGGCCCGCTGA
- a CDS encoding response regulator transcription factor, translated as MPRERRPAKSIRVLLAEDQGMMRGALALLLGMEEDIEVVAQVAAGDAIVDAALTHRPDIALLDIELPGMSGLDAAAELREQAPDCRVLILTTFGRPGYLRRAMEAGAAGFLVKDGPVEELAVSIRRVLNGETVIDPALAAAALSAGPNPLTTRERDALKASADGATVADIAVRLHLSESTVRNYLSSAIGKTGTRNRMEAMREARRQGWL; from the coding sequence ATGCCCCGTGAGCGCCGGCCCGCCAAGTCGATCAGGGTTCTACTGGCCGAGGACCAGGGGATGATGCGCGGGGCTCTCGCCCTGTTGCTCGGGATGGAGGAGGACATCGAGGTCGTCGCCCAGGTGGCGGCCGGGGACGCGATCGTGGACGCGGCCCTGACCCACCGCCCGGACATCGCGCTCCTCGACATCGAACTCCCCGGAATGAGCGGCCTGGACGCCGCCGCCGAACTGCGCGAGCAGGCGCCCGACTGCCGGGTGCTGATCCTGACCACGTTCGGCCGGCCCGGCTATCTGCGGCGGGCCATGGAGGCGGGCGCCGCCGGGTTCCTCGTCAAGGACGGTCCCGTGGAGGAGCTGGCCGTGTCCATCCGCCGCGTGCTGAACGGCGAGACCGTGATCGATCCGGCGCTCGCCGCGGCAGCCCTCAGTGCCGGACCCAACCCGCTCACCACCCGCGAGCGCGACGCCCTCAAGGCCTCGGCGGACGGCGCGACCGTCGCCGACATCGCCGTCCGCCTCCACCTCTCGGAGTCCACGGTCCGCAACTACCTCTCCTCCGCCATCGGGAAGACGGGCACCCGCAACCGCATGGAGGCGATGCGGGAGGCCCGCCGCCAGGGCTGGCTGTAG